The following DNA comes from Candidatus Methanomethylophilaceae archaeon.
CATGGAATAGGGCTGGGTATTGTCCACGGACATCTTGAATTCCATGTAATCCCTGGCGATGAAGTACCCGTCCCCGCCCTTGGCGCCGTTGTATTTGACCATCACCGGGCCGGATATCTCTCTGGCATCGCTGATGAGCTTGGGCATGGGAACCCCGGCGGAAGTCAGCCATTCCCTTTGCTTGTCCCTGTCGGACTCCCATCCCAGCACGGCGCGGTTTCCGTAAGAAGGGACGGCATAATTGGCGAAGCGGCGCGGCCCCATATACTCGACGAACGAACCGTGGGGGATCAGGATGACATTCCTGTCGTAGAGCTCGCCCATGCGCTCCTCCATCTCGTCGAAATCGGCATATTTTATGATCTCGTCGGGCTTGGCCAGAGGGAACGCGTCATAATATCTGGTGCTGTGGGATATGGTAAGGCCAAGAGTCTTGAATCCCATCTTTCTAGCGCCGTGGAAAATCTGCAGGGACGAATGCGAGCACAGGGTTGCTATGGTCAGATCGTCCGAATTGTATCCTTCCAGAATCCTGTCAATCGCTTTCTTAGGAACCATGCGCAAGTATTGCTTTACAGGTAATAAATATTGCCAAGAAAACCGCTCTTTCGGAGCCCCCTTGCCATTGATTAAATACTCCCAACCGCTAGGATGGGCAGGCGCGGCTGAGCGTGGCCCGCCGGAGTCGATACGATGAACGAAGAAGAACTAACACCCCTGTTTGAAGAGATGAAAAGGGTGCTCAAAGACAA
Coding sequences within:
- a CDS encoding formate--phosphoribosylaminoimidazolecarboxamide ligase, which encodes MVPKKAIDRILEGYNSDDLTIATLCSHSSLQIFHGARKMGFKTLGLTISHSTRYYDAFPLAKPDEIIKYADFDEMEERMGELYDRNVILIPHGSFVEYMGPRRFANYAVPSYGNRAVLGWESDRDKQREWLTSAGVPMPKLISDAREISGPVMVKYNGAKGGDGYFIARDYMEFKMSVDNTQPYSMQEYCLGTRYYMHFFYDPLKKDGYRCEQGGSLELLSMDRRDESNIDEMYKMGSIEESKRHGLNPSFVVTGNTPVVIRESLLPKAFDMAEKVVNRSYELFGGMWGPFCLETVVNDKLQFKVFEISTRIVAGTNPFISGSPYADLIYPGLSTGGRIAMQIRDAVKDGTLKELMS